From a single Lolium rigidum isolate FL_2022 chromosome 7, APGP_CSIRO_Lrig_0.1, whole genome shotgun sequence genomic region:
- the LOC124676228 gene encoding probable protein phosphatase 2C 65 isoform X3, producing MGCAHGKCCLPRGGQGRRAAGGGLPGGRGGATLGRAAVPGADLVLEYATLTVDGLYPDSPGRESQDAHLVATRFAGDPDLHLFAVFDGHGASGTACAAFARDALPRLLLASSSFAADPAAAFRDAMAGVNAEMHAAAGVDDSMSGTTAVAALVAGAALHVANVGDSRAVAGVWREGRVACEDLSWDQTPFRADERARVRACGARVMSVEQVEGARDPDAEGWLADEGDPPRVWARDGLYPGTAFTRSLGDLAAEGVGVIADPEVKSVQISPSHLFFVVASDGVFEFLSSQEVVDMVAMHPDPRDACAAIAAESYKLWLEHENRTDDITIIIVHIRDAQNGATKRTAAAPGHQ from the exons ATGGGGTGCGCGCACGGCAAGTGCTGCCTGCCGCGGGGCGGGCAAGGACGacgagcagcgggaggcggccttcccggcgggcgcggcggcgccaccctgggccgcgccgcggtGCCGGGCGCGGACCTGGTGCTGGAGTACGCCACGCTCACGGTGGACGGGCTCTACCCGGACTCCCCGGGCCGCGAGTCGCAGGACGCCCACCTCGTCGCCACGCGCTTCGCGGGGGACCCCGACCTCCACCTCTTCGCGGTCTTCGACGGCCACGGCGCCTCCGGCACCGCCTGCGCCGCCTTCGCCCGGGACGCcctcccgcgcctcctcctcgcctcctcctccttcgcggcCGACCCGGCCGCGGCGTTCCGGGACGCGATGGCGGGGGTCAACGCGGAGATGCACGCGGCGGCGGGCGTGGACGACTCCATGAGCGGCACGACCGCCGTGGCGGCGCTCGTGGCCGGCGCCGCGCTGCACGTGGCCAACGTCGGCGACTCGCGCGCCGTCGCGGGGGTCTGGCGCGAGGGGCGCGTCGCCTGCGAGGACCTCTCCTGGGACCAAACCCCCTTCCGCGCCGACGAGCGCGCGCGCGTCAGGGCCTGCGGCGCAAGGGTCATGTCCGTCGAGCAGGTGGAGGGCGCGCGCGACCCGGACGCCGAGGGCTGGCTCGCCGACGAGGGGGACCCGCCCCGCGTCTGGGCGCGCGACGGGCTCTACCCGGGCACGGCCTTCACGCGCAGCCTCGGCGACCTCGCCGCCGAGGGCGTTGGGGTTATCGCCGACCCTGAGGTCAAGAGCGTCCAGATCTCTCCGTCACACCTCTTCTTCGTCGTTGCGAGCGATGGCGTGTTTGAGTTCCTCTCCAGCCAGGAAGTCGTTGACATG GTGGCTATGCATCCAGATCCTCGAGATGCGTGCGCAGCAATCGCTGCAGAGTCATACAAACTATGGCTAGAGCATGAAAACAGGACAGACGATATAACTATAATCATTGTGCATATCAGAGATGCTCAAAAT GGAGCGACAAAGCGAACTGCAGCAGCACCGGGGCACCAATAG
- the LOC124676228 gene encoding probable protein phosphatase 2C 65 isoform X2, with product MGCAHGKCCLPRGGQGRRAAGGGLPGGRGGATLGRAAVPGADLVLEYATLTVDGLYPDSPGRESQDAHLVATRFAGDPDLHLFAVFDGHGASGTACAAFARDALPRLLLASSSFAADPAAAFRDAMAGVNAEMHAAAGVDDSMSGTTAVAALVAGAALHVANVGDSRAVAGVWREGRVACEDLSWDQTPFRADERARVRACGARVMSVEQVEGARDPDAEGWLADEGDPPRVWARDGLYPGTAFTRSLGDLAAEGVGVIADPEVKSVQISPSHLFFVVASDGVFEFLSSQEVVDMVAMHPDPRDACAAIAAESYKLWLEHENRTDDITIIIVHIRDAQNVLQGATKRTAAAPGHQ from the exons ATGGGGTGCGCGCACGGCAAGTGCTGCCTGCCGCGGGGCGGGCAAGGACGacgagcagcgggaggcggccttcccggcgggcgcggcggcgccaccctgggccgcgccgcggtGCCGGGCGCGGACCTGGTGCTGGAGTACGCCACGCTCACGGTGGACGGGCTCTACCCGGACTCCCCGGGCCGCGAGTCGCAGGACGCCCACCTCGTCGCCACGCGCTTCGCGGGGGACCCCGACCTCCACCTCTTCGCGGTCTTCGACGGCCACGGCGCCTCCGGCACCGCCTGCGCCGCCTTCGCCCGGGACGCcctcccgcgcctcctcctcgcctcctcctccttcgcggcCGACCCGGCCGCGGCGTTCCGGGACGCGATGGCGGGGGTCAACGCGGAGATGCACGCGGCGGCGGGCGTGGACGACTCCATGAGCGGCACGACCGCCGTGGCGGCGCTCGTGGCCGGCGCCGCGCTGCACGTGGCCAACGTCGGCGACTCGCGCGCCGTCGCGGGGGTCTGGCGCGAGGGGCGCGTCGCCTGCGAGGACCTCTCCTGGGACCAAACCCCCTTCCGCGCCGACGAGCGCGCGCGCGTCAGGGCCTGCGGCGCAAGGGTCATGTCCGTCGAGCAGGTGGAGGGCGCGCGCGACCCGGACGCCGAGGGCTGGCTCGCCGACGAGGGGGACCCGCCCCGCGTCTGGGCGCGCGACGGGCTCTACCCGGGCACGGCCTTCACGCGCAGCCTCGGCGACCTCGCCGCCGAGGGCGTTGGGGTTATCGCCGACCCTGAGGTCAAGAGCGTCCAGATCTCTCCGTCACACCTCTTCTTCGTCGTTGCGAGCGATGGCGTGTTTGAGTTCCTCTCCAGCCAGGAAGTCGTTGACATG GTGGCTATGCATCCAGATCCTCGAGATGCGTGCGCAGCAATCGCTGCAGAGTCATACAAACTATGGCTAGAGCATGAAAACAGGACAGACGATATAACTATAATCATTGTGCATATCAGAGATGCTCAAAAT GTCCTGCAGGGAGCGACAAAGCGAACTGCAGCAGCACCGGGGCACCAATAG
- the LOC124676228 gene encoding probable protein phosphatase 2C 65 isoform X1, whose protein sequence is MGCAHGKCCLPRGGQGRRAAGGGLPGGRGGATLGRAAVPGADLVLEYATLTVDGLYPDSPGRESQDAHLVATRFAGDPDLHLFAVFDGHGASGTACAAFARDALPRLLLASSSFAADPAAAFRDAMAGVNAEMHAAAGVDDSMSGTTAVAALVAGAALHVANVGDSRAVAGVWREGRVACEDLSWDQTPFRADERARVRACGARVMSVEQVEGARDPDAEGWLADEGDPPRVWARDGLYPGTAFTRSLGDLAAEGVGVIADPEVKSVQISPSHLFFVVASDGVFEFLSSQEVVDMVAMHPDPRDACAAIAAESYKLWLEHENRTDDITIIIVHIRDAQNSGPAGSDKANCSSTGAPIALHAVQSGLPAFVPSEANHLNGIAAAPSSSSPTERRLSCVAPSPTHPLLEVGKASEASRPTQVEWHSKEGGNELEQPLQLQRPLSC, encoded by the exons ATGGGGTGCGCGCACGGCAAGTGCTGCCTGCCGCGGGGCGGGCAAGGACGacgagcagcgggaggcggccttcccggcgggcgcggcggcgccaccctgggccgcgccgcggtGCCGGGCGCGGACCTGGTGCTGGAGTACGCCACGCTCACGGTGGACGGGCTCTACCCGGACTCCCCGGGCCGCGAGTCGCAGGACGCCCACCTCGTCGCCACGCGCTTCGCGGGGGACCCCGACCTCCACCTCTTCGCGGTCTTCGACGGCCACGGCGCCTCCGGCACCGCCTGCGCCGCCTTCGCCCGGGACGCcctcccgcgcctcctcctcgcctcctcctccttcgcggcCGACCCGGCCGCGGCGTTCCGGGACGCGATGGCGGGGGTCAACGCGGAGATGCACGCGGCGGCGGGCGTGGACGACTCCATGAGCGGCACGACCGCCGTGGCGGCGCTCGTGGCCGGCGCCGCGCTGCACGTGGCCAACGTCGGCGACTCGCGCGCCGTCGCGGGGGTCTGGCGCGAGGGGCGCGTCGCCTGCGAGGACCTCTCCTGGGACCAAACCCCCTTCCGCGCCGACGAGCGCGCGCGCGTCAGGGCCTGCGGCGCAAGGGTCATGTCCGTCGAGCAGGTGGAGGGCGCGCGCGACCCGGACGCCGAGGGCTGGCTCGCCGACGAGGGGGACCCGCCCCGCGTCTGGGCGCGCGACGGGCTCTACCCGGGCACGGCCTTCACGCGCAGCCTCGGCGACCTCGCCGCCGAGGGCGTTGGGGTTATCGCCGACCCTGAGGTCAAGAGCGTCCAGATCTCTCCGTCACACCTCTTCTTCGTCGTTGCGAGCGATGGCGTGTTTGAGTTCCTCTCCAGCCAGGAAGTCGTTGACATG GTGGCTATGCATCCAGATCCTCGAGATGCGTGCGCAGCAATCGCTGCAGAGTCATACAAACTATGGCTAGAGCATGAAAACAGGACAGACGATATAACTATAATCATTGTGCATATCAGAGATGCTCAAAAT TCAGGTCCTGCAGGGAGCGACAAAGCGAACTGCAGCAGCACCGGGGCACCAATAGCACTGCACGCAGTACAGTCAGGGTTACCTGCATTTGTACCGTCAGAAGCAAATCACCTGAACGGAATTGCTGCTGCACCCTCTTCTAGCTCTCCCACAGAACGACGCCTCTCCTGTGTTGCTCCTTCGCCTACACACCCTCTACTCGAAGTGGGTAAAGCATCAGAAGCTTCCAGGCCAACTCAAGTTGAGTGGCATTCAAAGGAAGGTGGTAACGAGCTAGAGCAACCGTTGCAGCTGCAGCGGCCACTCTCCTGCTGA